CGGGTCATGGCCATCGATACCGTTACGCTGGAAGCTGGAGCCACCATGGGTCCGCACGGGGTGATCCTGCCAGCAGCAACCATCGCCACCAGCGGCACCGTGGGCCCGGCTTCCCTTGTCATGCGCGGTGAATCCGTTCCGGCCAGTAGCTACTGGATGGGCAACCCCATCAGCCCATGGAAGGGACCGGAGTTCTCTGACCGCGCTTAAGCCTTCAACCGATGTGGACACACAACACAGCATGAAATCCAGCCGCCAACCCCTGCCGGACACTCCCCCGCGCCGCGGACCGCCCATGTCCCGGCCGCTCCGGACAGCTATATTCCCCTGCACGGGAGCACCCACTACGCGGTGGAGCACTATGCGTTGGATTTGGAGGCCCGGCTCGCCACTAATCAGTTGCAGGGCCGGGCTCGCATCACGGCCCGTGCTCTGGTGCCACTGACCATGGTGGAGCTGGACCTGACGGGGCTGGGCATGGACAAGGCTTCCGTAAATGGCACCCGTGTACAAAAGCACTCGCAACGTCCGGGAAAGTTGGCGTTGCAGCTACCCGAGCCTGTGGCGGCTGGCGCAAAATTCACCATGGATATCCGCTATAGCGGTTTCCCTGCCCCCGACAACGGCGCGTGGGGTGAGGTTGGGTGGGAAGAACTGGACGACGGCGTTTTGGTCGCCGGCCAACCCACCGGCGCACCAACATGGTTCCCCTGTAACGACAGGCCCGATAACAAGGCAAGCTACCGCGTTAGCGTCACCACAGACGCCGATTACACCGCGGTGTGCAATGGCACGCTGGTCTCCCATACGAGAAAATCCAGCCGTGAGACCTGGGTTTACGAACAGAGCGCACCCATGGCCACCTATCTGGCCACCGTGCAGATTGGCCGGTACAAGCTGCTGGCACTGCCAGCCAAGGACGGCCAAACACAGCTGCCCATCACGGTGGCCGTGAGCAAAAAACTCCAAGCCAAGGCGGCCACCGCACTGTCCAGGCAACGGGAAATGGTGGATGTTTACACGAAAGCCTTTGGACCCTATCCCTTTGACGCCTATACCGTAGTGGTCACCGAGGATGCGCTGGAGATCCCACTCGAGGCCCAGTCACTGTCCATCCTGGGCAGCAACCACATGACAACCACGTGGGAAGCCCAGCGGCTCATTGCCCATGAACTCTCACACCAGTGGTTTGGAAACTCCTTGACACTGGCCTCGTGGCAGGACATTTGGCTCCATGAAGGGTTTGCCTGCTACGCCGAGTGGCTTTGGTCGCAGGAAAGTGGCTCGCTGACCATTGCCGAAAGGGCTTCTGCGGCGCACGCCAAGCTGAGCGCCCAACCCGTCGCCTGGACGGTTGGCGCTCCTGGGCCGGAATTGATGTTCGACGATGTTGTGTACAAGCGCGGAGCCTTGGCCCTTGAAGCCATCCGCGTAGCAGGCGGCGATGTCAACTTCTTTGCCCTGCTGCAACGCTGGACGGCCGAGAATCGCCACGGCTCAGTGTCTACGGCGGCGTTTGTGGCCTTGGCAGATCTGGTCTGTGCCGATGTCCCACAGTTCTCCGCTGCGGACATTCTCACCCCGTGGTTGTTTCGCAAACAACTGCCCCCGTTGCCCGTACGTTAAAAGTTGCCGCCGCAAGCTACCGCGACCGCGAAGCCTTCCGGCAAAGCTAATTCGCCAGGTGGCAGCTCCCACACGTGTGCCGCTATGTTCCCGGCTCCCACTCCCTGCCCCACTCCAGCGTGAGGAAATGCTGGGATGAGGGCAGGGTCGGTGCGCAATCCTTGCCCCGTGAATTTGGCCAATGCTTCCTTGCGGGCCCAGACTGCTGCCCGCCACCTGTCTCGCTCCTCTGGGGCGAGCATAGTCAGAGCGGACTTTTCCGTGGGGCTCAGCGCCACGTCGTCGAACCCGGCAAAGCCCACTTGGGCAATGTGCTGGACGTCAACGCCCAGAGGTACCCCCGCAGCGGTCACCATGGCGGCTACACCCCAGCCGTTGCTGCGTGAAAAGCTCATGGACAGTGCTGCTGGTTTGCCGCGTAGTGCATAGCCGGGGCGCCCGTGCGAGGGCACAGGATTCGGGCCACATGCCGGGCAGGCATACGCGGCCACGAGATCTTGCGGGGTAGCAGCTATTAGCTCGGCGGCCATGAGGCGCTGAACCACTCGCCCGGCCAGAAAATCGCGGCGCGTGGTGTGGTTCTCGATGGCAGCAGCCCTGGCGTGTTCGGCCGAGTCCAGCATTCCGGACAAGCTCAAATCCACGGCAGCCAAGTCAAAGGCTCGCACTGCGATCGGGCTACTGATGAGACCCTCGACACCGTGCCAGTTCACCCTAGTTCCACCTTCTATTCATCTTGTGTCTTGCCTGCTCACTTAGAATCGAGCAATGACTGAACCCGCTCCGGATTTTACCGGTTTTACCGTTATTGACAACGACGACGACGATCCCGTCTTGTTAGCCCCCGACGGATCCCCGGTGGATACTTGGCGCGACGGCTACCCCTATGATTCCCGGATGGAACGGGACGTCTACGATGCTCAAAAGCGGTTGTTACAAATTGAACTGTTGAAATTGCAGCAATGGATCAAGGCTAGCGGGCGCCGGGTGGTGATCTTGTTCGAAGGCCGCGATGCGGCTGGCAAGGGTGGCACCATCAAGCGTTTCACCGAACACCTGAACCCGCGCGGAACCCGCGTAGTGGCGCTGGAGAAGCCCAGCAATCGGGAGTCCACCCAGTGGTACTTCCAGCGGTATGTTGCGCACCTGCCCAGCGCTGGGGAAATGGTCCTGTTTGATCGGTCCTGGTACAACCGGACCGGTGTGGAGCGCGTCATGGGATTTTGCACCAAGGCGCAGTATGACGAATTCATCCGTCAGGCGCCGTTGTTTGAGCGCATGTTGGTCAATGACGGAGTGACGGTGATCAAGTTTTGGTTCTCCGTCACGCAGGCCGAGCAGCGGACCCGCTTCATCATTCGCCAGGTTGACCCGGTGCGGCAGTGGAAGCTTTCCCCCATGGACTTGGCGTCCCTGGACAAGTGGGATTCTTACACCTCAGCCAAGGAGCGCATGTTCAAACGCACCGATACCCGCCACGCCCCGTGGACTGTGGTGAAGTCCAACGACAAAAAGCGCGCGCGCCTGGAAGCGATGCGTCACGTGCTGAGTTTGTTTGACTACACGGGCAAGGACCATGAACTCGTGGGTATGCCGGACCCGCACATTGTGGGCCCTGCATCCGATGTGGTGGGCGAGGGCGAGGAGTTCTAGCTGGCATATACGGCTTCATGGTACGGGCAGTCCGGGCACCTGGTACCGATTGCTTCGGCCGGCCGGTACTACCAGGGCTGGGCGTGGGAAATAGTCTGGAATCCAGTGGCCCATTCGGGCCGTCCTGTGCTGGCTTGGACTTATGCCGAGGAAACCGCTAAGCGGAGTGGCGTCGTGTTGTCATAAGCGGGGAGATACGCGGCGGACAAGTGGTCTCACGGGGTCCCCGCGAAACCCCGCGGGGAAGGTACAGCGTTCTGGCGGGTTGGCCCCCGTCTTTGCGGAAGCGGCTGCCAGTACCCGCAAGGCATGATTCCGATCCGGCCAAGCAAGGGTTTTGTCGTCATGGGCGGTTCGGTGCGGCGCGGAACTCTGCGAATAATTCGACGCGGATTTGTCGGCCGATGATGATTCCTGGAATGTGGAGGCCCAACAAGGAACGGTCAAAACTTCCTTGGATCCTGGTTCTGAGCGTGCTGTCGGTGGCGGCGCAGATACGCGTTGCGATGAGGCTGGCCGGGCACGTGCGCCCCCGGGCCGCGATAGTGACTTGGGCTGTCCAGCCAGTTGCGGTCGTGCTGCACGAGTCCATGCTGACGGCAAGGATGGGAAAGTGGTGAGTGTTGAGCAGGTGGGGCTTGGCCAAGTCCCGATCACGCCTTGGGTTGCCGGTGTCGATGGCTGTCAGCTCGAGTTCGGCAGTGGCACGGACAACTTCACCTTGGTTGCCAAATTCGACGGTTGCAGCGCGGAAGGGAATGCTTCCCTGGACCCCGGAGCGCAGGTGTGGTGCGATGAATGATGCCGTGCTTGCTTGGGGGTCCAGTGTCCACCGGCCGGCGGCGGTGGTCGCGGCTGTGCTCATTGGATCTCCACCCCAGCCTGCTCCAGAGGTCCGTAGCTGCCAACGACATCGAAGACGTCCCCCGGTCCGGACCGGGCAGCAGGGCCTGTTCCTCCCCCGGGAGCAGTTTGGAGGTGCCAACGATCTCGTGCAGCAGCTGCAGGCCGGTCTCGGTTTGAACCGTGATGACGATCAGACTTGCACCTCCGGGTTGGCGAAGGACGGTGAGGTTGACGAACTCGTCTCGCATGCCTGGATGGCTGGTAATTTCAGGTAGCAACCGATCACTGCCGGCACGATCGGACGCCGCCAGCAGAAGCTCCGACCGCGGCCCGTTGAAAGTCAGGACCAGTGCTTTCATCATTACTTGCGGGGAATGGGGCCGCGTCGTTCCGGCGGCCTTGCCGATCACGCCAATGGATGCTGCCCGTTCGGCGCGCCATTGTTCCTCCTTGGCTTGTGCTGTTGCAATGGCGTCGTCGATGACGAGCGGGGCTGCCGGGTCAATCACGGTATGGGATTCCATCGTGTAGAAGCGGACCTCGTGGCCATCAGGGTCGTGCAGCATCGGCAGGATCCATCCGATCGTGGCGAAGTGCACGCCAGCATGGGACTCCCCGAGGCCGCTGAGGTGGGCCGCCAAAGCCTCGATCCCGTCCCGGTCGGGCACTCCGATGGAGAAGTAGTCGAAGCCGGCTGACGCCTTCGCCCGGTCCGGGTTGAGGTTCAGCGCGAGATCGGGCCCACCGTCGGGATGGGTCATGACCACGCCGGTGCGGCGCCCGTGCTCACGGAACTCGATGGCGACCTGATAGCCGAGTCGGGTGCCGTACCACGGGATCGAGCGGTCCAGGTCTGCGACGGGCAGCTTGAGGGTGTGCACCCCAGCCAGTTTCGGAATCATCAGAAAACTCCTTAATTGCAGTCAAACTGTATCTATGCAGTTATACTGCACCTTATGAGCGATGACGTCAAGCACCAATCCCTTCCGCGTCCGAACCTGAGAGCCCGGCGGGTGGCCCGGACCGAGGCCCAGCTCATTCAGGCCGCGGGCGAGCTTTTCCTTGAGCAGGGCTATGTGTCCACCACCCTTGCCCAGATCGCAGGGCGCGCCGAGGTCGCTGCGCGTACCGTCTATGTTCGCTTCAAAACGAAGGCGGCCCTGTTCAGCCGTGTCGTCGACCAGGCTCTCGTGGGTGACGTGGAGCCGGTCGATGTAGCCCACCGCCCCCGCGTTCAGGACGCGATGACCGCCGACACCCTCGCCGAACGGATCGCGGCCCTCGCCGACGTCTCAGTCGGCATCGCGGAACGGGCAGGGCCGATGTTCGAGGTGGCCACCCAGGCCGAGGGACTTGAGCCGGAGCTTGCCGAAGCCGCCCAGGCCGGGCGCCACGCCACCGCCGCACTGTGCCGCTCGTTCTGGGAGCACGCCGCCGCCGACGGCCTCCTCGCGAAGGGTGCGCGCCCGGAATACCTCACCGTTCTCACCGATGTTTTGCTCTGCGCCGACACCGTCGTGCACACCAGAAGGACCCATGGATGGTCGGCCTCCCTGCATCGGTCGCTTATCATCGACACGCTGACCGCCCTCACAAGCCCCAAATAAATGGATCGAACATCTACTTGACACGAATGTTTCGGAAAACATCGGCAGCCAGTGGATGTTCGGCGGAGCGGGCAGCCCTACCTGATGGCCTGTGCCGCACCGACAGCATATGTCCCCGCCTTTCGCATACGTCCGTACATGCGCGGAAGACGGGGATAGACGCGGCAGACAGGCTGTGCCGACGGGGAGATACGCG
The Arthrobacter alpinus genome window above contains:
- a CDS encoding M1 family metallopeptidase; the encoded protein is MEHYALDLEARLATNQLQGRARITARALVPLTMVELDLTGLGMDKASVNGTRVQKHSQRPGKLALQLPEPVAAGAKFTMDIRYSGFPAPDNGAWGEVGWEELDDGVLVAGQPTGAPTWFPCNDRPDNKASYRVSVTTDADYTAVCNGTLVSHTRKSSRETWVYEQSAPMATYLATVQIGRYKLLALPAKDGQTQLPITVAVSKKLQAKAATALSRQREMVDVYTKAFGPYPFDAYTVVVTEDALEIPLEAQSLSILGSNHMTTTWEAQRLIAHELSHQWFGNSLTLASWQDIWLHEGFACYAEWLWSQESGSLTIAERASAAHAKLSAQPVAWTVGAPGPELMFDDVVYKRGALALEAIRVAGGDVNFFALLQRWTAENRHGSVSTAAFVALADLVCADVPQFSAADILTPWLFRKQLPPLPVR
- a CDS encoding 4'-phosphopantetheinyl transferase family protein; this translates as MNWHGVEGLISSPIAVRAFDLAAVDLSLSGMLDSAEHARAAAIENHTTRRDFLAGRVVQRLMAAELIAATPQDLVAAYACPACGPNPVPSHGRPGYALRGKPAALSMSFSRSNGWGVAAMVTAAGVPLGVDVQHIAQVGFAGFDDVALSPTEKSALTMLAPEERDRWRAAVWARKEALAKFTGQGLRTDPALIPAFPHAGVGQGVGAGNIAAHVWELPPGELALPEGFAVAVACGGNF
- the ppk2 gene encoding polyphosphate kinase 2, whose translation is MTEPAPDFTGFTVIDNDDDDPVLLAPDGSPVDTWRDGYPYDSRMERDVYDAQKRLLQIELLKLQQWIKASGRRVVILFEGRDAAGKGGTIKRFTEHLNPRGTRVVALEKPSNRESTQWYFQRYVAHLPSAGEMVLFDRSWYNRTGVERVMGFCTKAQYDEFIRQAPLFERMLVNDGVTVIKFWFSVTQAEQRTRFIIRQVDPVRQWKLSPMDLASLDKWDSYTSAKERMFKRTDTRHAPWTVVKSNDKKRARLEAMRHVLSLFDYTGKDHELVGMPDPHIVGPASDVVGEGEEF
- a CDS encoding YceI family protein — its product is MDPQASTASFIAPHLRSGVQGSIPFRAATVEFGNQGEVVRATAELELTAIDTGNPRRDRDLAKPHLLNTHHFPILAVSMDSCSTTATGWTAQVTIAARGRTCPASLIATRICAATDSTLRTRIQGSFDRSLLGLHIPGIIIGRQIRVELFAEFRAAPNRP
- a CDS encoding VOC family protein, producing the protein MIPKLAGVHTLKLPVADLDRSIPWYGTRLGYQVAIEFREHGRRTGVVMTHPDGGPDLALNLNPDRAKASAGFDYFSIGVPDRDGIEALAAHLSGLGESHAGVHFATIGWILPMLHDPDGHEVRFYTMESHTVIDPAAPLVIDDAIATAQAKEEQWRAERAASIGVIGKAAGTTRPHSPQVMMKALVLTFNGPRSELLLAASDRAGSDRLLPEITSHPGMRDEFVNLTVLRQPGGASLIVITVQTETGLQLLHEIVGTSKLLPGEEQALLPGPDRGTSSMSLAATDLWSRLGWRSNEHSRDHRRRPVDTGPPSKHGIIHRTTPALRGPGKHSLPRCNRRIWQPR
- a CDS encoding TetR/AcrR family transcriptional regulator, yielding MSDDVKHQSLPRPNLRARRVARTEAQLIQAAGELFLEQGYVSTTLAQIAGRAEVAARTVYVRFKTKAALFSRVVDQALVGDVEPVDVAHRPRVQDAMTADTLAERIAALADVSVGIAERAGPMFEVATQAEGLEPELAEAAQAGRHATAALCRSFWEHAAADGLLAKGARPEYLTVLTDVLLCADTVVHTRRTHGWSASLHRSLIIDTLTALTSPK